Proteins encoded by one window of Paraburkholderia sabiae:
- the istB gene encoding IS21-like element helper ATPase IstB: MNAPAHDGGRLALMLNELRLPTIGRLWPEFAERSDKEGWPATRLLGALLEHELAERAKRRIERHRTESQMDPTKTLASFDFSAVPMVSKAHITALATGESWLEKGATVLLFGPPGVGKSHLGSAIGHALIDAGYRVLFTRTSELVQKLQAARQSLQLPSALARLDRFDLIILDDLSYARKDQAETSVLFELIAERYERKSLLITANQPFSGWNAVFPDPGMTVAAIDRLVHHSTIFELNVESYRRRKAGDKQNARRRQLNDDNPFSTQLPEDGNVTQ, from the coding sequence ATGAACGCGCCCGCACATGATGGTGGCCGCCTGGCCCTGATGCTCAACGAGCTGCGCCTGCCAACGATCGGCAGGTTGTGGCCCGAGTTCGCCGAGCGTTCGGACAAGGAGGGCTGGCCGGCCACGCGACTGCTTGGTGCACTGCTTGAGCACGAGCTGGCCGAGCGCGCCAAGCGACGTATCGAGCGGCACCGGACCGAGTCGCAGATGGACCCGACCAAGACGCTTGCGAGCTTCGACTTTAGCGCAGTGCCAATGGTCTCGAAGGCCCATATCACGGCACTGGCCACCGGCGAGTCGTGGCTGGAGAAAGGCGCCACGGTCCTTCTGTTTGGGCCACCCGGGGTCGGGAAAAGCCATCTGGGTTCAGCCATCGGGCACGCCCTGATCGACGCCGGATACCGCGTACTGTTCACACGCACCAGCGAGCTCGTCCAGAAGCTTCAGGCAGCCCGCCAGAGCCTGCAGTTGCCTTCAGCGCTGGCCAGGTTGGACCGCTTCGATTTGATCATCCTGGACGACCTGTCGTACGCGCGCAAGGACCAGGCCGAGACCAGCGTCCTGTTCGAGCTGATTGCCGAGAGGTACGAGCGCAAAAGTCTCCTGATAACGGCCAACCAACCGTTCTCGGGCTGGAATGCCGTGTTCCCTGACCCCGGCATGACGGTCGCCGCCATCGACCGGCTTGTGCATCACTCGACGATCTTCGAGCTCAACGTCGAAAGCTATCGCCGCCGCAAGGCCGGCGACAAACAGAATGCACGGCGGCGTCAATTAAACGATGACAACCCGTTTAGCACCCAGTTGCCGGAAGACGGCAACGTTACGCAGTAG
- the istA gene encoding IS21 family transposase produces the protein MSGTRITDQQVRLYMNKRKHHSQELAAAKAGISVRSARRIERDATLPSQKPRRSWRTRPDPFVDVWDSEVVPLLRNVPHLMGITVLRKLQEDHPDRYPDSMRRTLERRISQWRALEGPSQEIFFPQEHQPGVRGLSDFTDMSKLCVTIGGAPFKHLLYHFVLAFSRWEYACMVDGGESFEALATGLQNALWQAGGCPREHRTDSLSAAFKNLSEKDDFTARYKALLDHYEMQGTRNNRGLAHENGSVESSHRYLKDAVDQALMLRGHRDFVDRAAYDEFIREQVMRRNRRNAAAFRIERQQLQDLPDYRTTDFVEEEAPVTRCSTFTVRGILYSAPSRLIGHRLKVRVYGDRLDCYLSGVLVHSTARGSRANDNRYALDYRHFIGSLKRKPQAFKGLAFRDALFPREAYRRTWEQLDARLSQREACKTMVGLLELAGLQGVEAILAAQLDALLDAGELPDLKALREQYAPREASCPEVVVQMPPVAVYDALLEEMAA, from the coding sequence ATGTCTGGAACCCGCATCACCGACCAACAGGTTCGCCTCTACATGAATAAGCGCAAACATCATTCGCAGGAACTTGCGGCTGCCAAAGCAGGAATAAGCGTTCGCAGCGCACGCCGCATCGAGCGTGACGCGACATTGCCATCCCAGAAGCCGCGGCGCTCCTGGCGTACGCGTCCCGATCCATTCGTCGATGTCTGGGACAGCGAAGTCGTGCCGTTGCTGCGTAACGTCCCCCACCTGATGGGCATTACGGTCCTGCGCAAGCTGCAGGAGGATCACCCGGATCGGTATCCCGACAGCATGCGTCGTACGCTGGAACGACGCATTTCTCAATGGCGGGCGCTCGAAGGTCCTAGCCAGGAGATCTTCTTCCCGCAGGAGCATCAGCCCGGCGTGCGCGGGCTGTCGGACTTTACCGACATGAGCAAGCTTTGCGTGACGATCGGCGGCGCACCGTTCAAGCACCTGCTGTATCACTTCGTGCTCGCGTTCTCTCGTTGGGAGTATGCATGCATGGTCGACGGCGGCGAGAGTTTCGAGGCCCTCGCAACCGGCTTGCAGAACGCGTTGTGGCAGGCAGGAGGTTGTCCGCGTGAGCACCGCACCGACAGCCTGTCGGCCGCCTTCAAGAACCTTAGCGAGAAGGACGACTTCACGGCCCGATACAAGGCGCTGCTCGATCACTACGAGATGCAGGGTACGCGCAATAATCGCGGTCTGGCTCACGAGAACGGGAGTGTCGAATCCTCGCACCGATATCTGAAGGATGCGGTCGATCAAGCGCTGATGCTGCGGGGCCATCGAGACTTCGTTGATCGTGCCGCCTACGATGAATTCATCCGCGAGCAGGTGATGCGTCGAAACCGCCGCAACGCCGCCGCGTTCCGTATCGAGCGCCAACAGCTTCAGGATCTGCCGGATTACCGTACCACCGACTTCGTCGAGGAGGAAGCGCCTGTGACCCGCTGCAGCACGTTCACGGTACGCGGCATCCTCTACAGTGCGCCGTCGCGCCTGATTGGTCACCGGCTGAAGGTGCGCGTCTACGGCGACAGGCTCGACTGTTACCTGTCCGGCGTGCTGGTGCACAGCACCGCCCGGGGCAGCCGTGCGAACGACAACCGTTACGCGCTTGATTACCGCCACTTCATTGGCTCCCTGAAGCGCAAGCCGCAGGCGTTCAAGGGGCTCGCGTTTCGTGACGCACTGTTCCCGCGCGAGGCCTACCGCCGGACCTGGGAGCAACTCGATGCCCGCCTGTCGCAACGCGAAGCATGCAAGACGATGGTTGGCCTGCTTGAACTGGCCGGCCTGCAGGGTGTCGAGGCCATACTGGCGGCACAGCTTGACGCGTTGCTGGACGCCGGCGAACTGCCCGATCTCAAGGCGCTGCGTGAGCAGTACGCACCCCGTGAAGCCTCGTGCCCCGAGGTGGTGGTCCAGATGCCGCCCGTTGCAGTCTATGACGCGCTGCTCGAGGAGATGGCAGCATGA